The DNA window TAATAGGAATAGTAGGCAGCCCCAGAACAGATGGAAACACAGCATTTCTAGTAGAAACAGCATTAAAATCAGCTGAAGAAGTTGGTGCAGAAACTGAAATAATAAATTTAGGATCTGCAAGCTTAGAACCATGTGTAGCATGTGATATATGCAAAGCCACGGGTGAGTGTGCTATCTACGATGATATGGGAGAAATTATGGAAAAAATAATGGAAGCAGATGGGATGATAATTGGCAGTCCTGTTTACTTTGGAAGTGTCACATCCCAGCTAAAAATGTTCATAGACAGATCAAGACCTTTAAGAGGATCTTTCAGACTTAGAAACAAAGTAGGGGGAGCTTTAGCAGTTGGAGCTTCAAGAAATGGCGGTCAAGAAAGCACAATCGCAACAATACATGATTTTCTGTTAATACATGACGCAATAATAGTGGGGGATGGTGCACCCATGGCTCATTATGGTGGAACTGGAGTTGGTGGACCTAAAGGCAGTACAGAGCAGGATGATGTTGGCATAGCAACATCACAAAATCTTGGTAAAAGGGTTGCTGAACTCGCAGCATTGATAAATTAAACCCCTTAAAATTTCCTTTTTTTAATCAAAATAATAACTATCCATAAACAAATTCTTACTAAAGAATTATATGTTAAAAAAAACATCTTAATTCAATTAACAATCGCTGATAAAAAAAATAAGATTTACCTTTGG is part of the Methanobacterium lacus genome and encodes:
- a CDS encoding flavodoxin family protein, which codes for MVKIIGIVGSPRTDGNTAFLVETALKSAEEVGAETEIINLGSASLEPCVACDICKATGECAIYDDMGEIMEKIMEADGMIIGSPVYFGSVTSQLKMFIDRSRPLRGSFRLRNKVGGALAVGASRNGGQESTIATIHDFLLIHDAIIVGDGAPMAHYGGTGVGGPKGSTEQDDVGIATSQNLGKRVAELAALIN